The Candidatus Hydrogenedentota bacterium region TTGCGTGGACGGACCTTCCCGCGCTCGCCGGTGCTCCGCAACTGGATGGACGACCTCCGGCGAACGGCCCTCAACGCGAAGTTGCGGTAGCTCATTCCCGGCAACACGATCGACTATGCGGACCCGTATGCGATAGTATGAGCGTGCGGTCCTGACGCGAAAACATTCGTTAGAAACTGATTGCAAAGGGGAAAACGATGAAACACCATACAATCCTGCTGACAGCAGCTTCTCTTGTGATTCTGGCGGGCCAGGCGGCGGCCCAGGACGCCGGGAGCCCGCAGTTTGTCGAGCTCTTCAACGGCAAGGACCTCTCGGGATGGGTCGATGTGAACACCAGCAACGAGACCTGGTCAGTGCGCGACGGGTTGCTGGTGTGCAGCGGAAACCCGATTGGGGTCATGCGCAGCGAGAAACAGTACGAGAACTTCATTCTGCACATCGAATGGCGCCACATGCAGGCGGGCGGAAACTCGGGCGTGTTCGTGTGGTGCGAGGGAACGGTCCCCGAGGGCAGCCAGTTGCCCAAGGGCGTTGAGGTGCAGATGCTCGAACTCGACTGGGTCAACCAGAACAAGGGCGCGAACGGCGAGCTGCCTCCTATTG contains the following coding sequences:
- a CDS encoding DUF1080 domain-containing protein; amino-acid sequence: MKHHTILLTAASLVILAGQAAAQDAGSPQFVELFNGKDLSGWVDVNTSNETWSVRDGLLVCSGNPIGVMRSEKQYENFILHIEWRHMQAGGNSGVFVWCEGTVPEGSQLPKGVEVQMLELDWVNQNKGANGELPPIAYVHGELFGANGATTVPDNPRGSRSKSIENRCKGKGEWNVYDVICVDGVIKLAVNGKFVNGISGSSVKKGYLCLESEGSEIHFRNIRILELPPGVITPEQTAPVVEP